In Candidatus Methylomirabilis limnetica, the following proteins share a genomic window:
- a CDS encoding Tim44 domain-containing protein, protein MRKYGQCLALIVLAVVFTLPAAVPDAWARAGGGGGFGSRGSRSFSSPSRSYSRPSSPAQSRTEPRSPLASPASGMFGGGFMRSMAGGMLGGLLGGMLFRSLGFAGLGGMGGGGFGLMDMVILGGIGFAIYWVVKQRRQPAPVGGPYQRVALVERESERYQVATSQATMVQETDLDQGLAYVRQMDSGFEEGRFREACTDLFFRVQAAWGNRDLESVRAILTPQMYSQLAEDVEQLKTARRINRLENIAVRSIELTEAWQEKGQDYVTVRFLANLLDYTVDEGTSQVVEGNRTNPVKFEEFWTVTRPVGPNPWILSAINQAEN, encoded by the coding sequence ATGCGGAAGTACGGACAGTGCTTGGCGTTGATCGTTCTTGCAGTGGTTTTCACGCTGCCGGCCGCAGTGCCCGATGCGTGGGCGCGGGCGGGCGGCGGAGGCGGCTTTGGGAGTCGCGGGTCGCGCAGCTTTTCCAGCCCGAGTCGTAGCTATTCCAGGCCATCCAGCCCTGCTCAGTCACGGACCGAGCCGCGGTCTCCGCTCGCATCCCCGGCGTCCGGCATGTTCGGAGGTGGGTTCATGCGGAGCATGGCGGGAGGTATGCTTGGCGGGCTTCTAGGCGGAATGTTATTCCGGAGCCTGGGCTTCGCCGGCCTTGGCGGGATGGGTGGCGGCGGGTTCGGCTTGATGGACATGGTGATCCTGGGCGGGATCGGCTTTGCGATCTATTGGGTGGTGAAGCAGAGGAGGCAGCCGGCGCCTGTCGGGGGGCCATATCAGCGCGTGGCCCTGGTTGAACGAGAGTCAGAACGCTACCAGGTGGCGACTTCGCAGGCAACAATGGTCCAGGAAACCGATCTGGATCAAGGTTTGGCGTATGTCCGCCAGATGGACTCCGGGTTTGAGGAGGGGCGCTTTCGAGAGGCATGCACCGATCTCTTTTTCAGGGTCCAGGCGGCTTGGGGGAATCGTGATCTTGAATCAGTCCGCGCGATCCTCACGCCCCAGATGTATTCCCAGCTTGCTGAGGACGTGGAGCAGCTCAAGACGGCACGTAGGATCAACCGCCTGGAGAACATCGCTGTCCGCTCTATCGAACTAACCGAAGCGTGGCAGGAAAAAGGGCAGGACTATGTCACTGTGCGATTCCTGGCGAACCTCCTCGATTACACAGTAGACGAAGGAACCTCCCAGGTTGTGGAAGGAAACCGGACCAATCCAGTGAAGTTTGAGGAGTTCTGGACCGTCACGCGCCCGGTCGGTCCGAACCCTTGGATCCTCTCGGCCATCAACCAGGCAGAGAACTGA
- a CDS encoding 30S ribosomal protein bS22: MGSVVKKRRQKMSKHKHKKLLKRTRHQRRKK, from the coding sequence GTGGGAAGTGTTGTTAAGAAGCGTCGGCAAAAGATGAGTAAGCACAAACATAAGAAACTTCTGAAGCGAACCAGGCACCAGCGCCGAAAGAAGTAA
- a CDS encoding zinc-dependent alcohol dehydrogenase family protein, giving the protein MRALSVNSARPIEDHPLMLIELPAPIPGPGELRLRVQACGLCRTDLHIIEGDLPLPTLPIVPGHQIVGIVDQVGEGVTHFQAGDRLGVPWLYSTCGRCAFCWRDQENLCDAARFTGYHVNGGYAEFVVAPETSAYPLPTGISSAHLAPLLCAGVIGLRALRLSEVRPGERLGLYGFGGSAHITIQVAVHWGCEVYVFTRSEAHCALARQLGAHWAGRVEDDPPGLLDSAVIFAPVGGLVQQALRVLRKGGTIALAGITMSPIPELDYALLYQERTVRSVANSTRQDVRDLLRLAVDIPIRTEVRVFPFEEANHALQLLKQSRFNGAGVLAIS; this is encoded by the coding sequence ATGCGGGCGCTGAGTGTGAATAGTGCGCGCCCGATCGAAGATCATCCACTCATGCTGATCGAGCTGCCGGCGCCGATCCCGGGCCCGGGTGAGCTCCGCCTGCGAGTTCAGGCCTGCGGTCTCTGCCGGACCGACCTACACATCATCGAAGGCGACCTGCCACTCCCCACACTCCCCATCGTGCCCGGCCATCAGATCGTCGGTATCGTCGATCAGGTCGGAGAGGGCGTGACGCACTTTCAGGCTGGTGATCGGCTGGGTGTTCCCTGGCTGTACTCCACCTGTGGTCGGTGTGCCTTCTGTTGGCGCGATCAGGAAAATCTTTGCGACGCAGCCCGCTTTACCGGCTACCATGTGAATGGGGGGTATGCGGAGTTCGTGGTTGCGCCAGAGACATCTGCGTATCCGCTCCCGACCGGCATCTCGAGCGCCCACCTGGCCCCTTTGCTCTGTGCGGGGGTCATCGGCCTCCGAGCCCTGCGACTGAGCGAGGTCAGGCCCGGAGAGCGCCTGGGGCTGTATGGGTTCGGTGGTTCGGCTCACATCACAATCCAGGTTGCGGTTCACTGGGGATGCGAGGTCTATGTCTTTACCAGGAGCGAGGCGCACTGCGCCCTGGCCCGCCAGCTAGGCGCCCACTGGGCGGGACGGGTCGAGGATGACCCGCCTGGGCTACTCGATAGCGCGGTCATCTTCGCGCCTGTCGGGGGGCTGGTGCAGCAGGCGCTCCGGGTCCTCAGAAAAGGGGGCACGATCGCACTCGCCGGCATCACGATGAGCCCGATCCCGGAGCTTGACTACGCCCTACTATACCAGGAGCGGACTGTCCGGAGCGTGGCCAACAGCACCAGGCAGGATGTGCGCGACCTCCTGCGCTTGGCAGTAGATATCCCGATCCGAACCGAGGTCCGCGTCTTCCCCTTCGAAGAGGCCAACCACGCCCTCCAACTCCTTAAGCAAAGCCGGTTCAACGGCGCCGGCGTCCTGGCCATCTCCTAG
- a CDS encoding cold shock domain-containing protein yields MRVKGKIKWFNDSKGYGFIERPDGDDVFVHFSAIQGSGFKTLAEGQEVEFEVVDGPKGKQAANVVGL; encoded by the coding sequence GTGAGGGTAAAAGGTAAGATCAAGTGGTTTAATGACAGCAAGGGGTACGGCTTTATTGAGCGACCGGATGGCGATGACGTTTTTGTACATTTTTCCGCTATCCAGGGCTCCGGCTTCAAGACGCTGGCTGAGGGTCAGGAGGTCGAGTTTGAGGTTGTCGATGGGCCAAAGGGGAAACAGGCCGCGAACGTCGTCGGGCTTTAA
- a CDS encoding B12-binding domain-containing radical SAM protein, whose translation MTPSGRSAALAIKEPMHQCAESQQTLLLPQANKYRTLRIVLVKPSQYDDDGYVTRFWKGVLPSNTLSVLRGLTEDIKERRALGDIAIQVDTFDEVAEKIPVAQIVKWSRHPSTKLVVCLVGVQTTQFPRALAMGKQFREYGIDVMIGGFHTSGTINMLGDQGPDIQELYRESIVVVSGEVEGHWEGILADLLNGQLKPLYSFAQDLKNLVDIEKAPLPVISPKTMKHFARPNFGTVETSRGCPFSCSFCTIINVQGRMMRERSPEAITDLIRRNFSERGINFYFFTDDNFARKKWWRETFESIIRLREEGIKITFMMQVDLAHKPQDFVRLAAEAGCTQVFVGMESVNPDNLKAQGKGQNKVDEYQAIIREWHDVAVAVHVAYIIGLPFDTKAQVALDIQYLIDEIQADQVSFFMLTPMPGAQDHLEMIERGEWMDPDFNKRDSFHPTTRHPHMTAEEWTSAYEAAWKSFYGKENLTKVLSRWSHDPYTYWNLFNLYVWYKNAALIEKQHPMVAGFFRLKDRLTRRSGFSIDPLPVHLWKRTKEICRLFVAWARFVKEMEEIWLQTRPRSERERQFFDEVQRIQGEIWQTLKIAEWQKAYSDVKTAMPAKARALLDPFEELSSKLLLSRNDLNAFLKKWGSLQAKIQTLQRGWAWGDGPAKKWLEQIQALHRDAWQGMKVHEWQAVYSGFKGRLPSRLDLRYARFDALSNRMVCSRQDLNTFQTRTRGRLSGMRFWNFQPFRFAGTFFKEFLLIITFARSVFASFRSELPRAIQQ comes from the coding sequence ATGACACCCTCTGGTCGGAGCGCAGCACTCGCCATAAAGGAACCTATGCACCAGTGCGCTGAGTCACAGCAGACCCTTCTCCTACCTCAAGCGAACAAGTACAGGACCCTTCGGATCGTCCTTGTCAAACCCTCACAATACGATGATGATGGGTACGTTACCCGCTTTTGGAAGGGCGTACTGCCCAGCAACACCCTCAGCGTGCTCCGGGGCTTGACCGAAGACATTAAGGAGCGCCGTGCCCTTGGCGACATCGCCATCCAAGTCGATACCTTTGATGAGGTAGCGGAAAAGATCCCGGTGGCGCAGATCGTCAAATGGAGCCGCCATCCTTCCACCAAGCTGGTGGTATGCCTGGTGGGAGTCCAGACTACCCAGTTCCCGAGGGCGCTTGCCATGGGGAAGCAGTTCCGTGAGTATGGGATTGACGTCATGATTGGCGGATTCCACACGAGCGGAACCATCAACATGCTCGGCGATCAAGGGCCGGACATCCAGGAGCTCTATCGAGAATCAATCGTGGTCGTCTCCGGCGAGGTCGAAGGACATTGGGAGGGGATACTGGCCGATCTCCTCAACGGACAATTGAAGCCCCTCTACTCCTTTGCCCAGGACCTCAAGAATCTGGTGGACATCGAAAAGGCTCCCCTACCTGTCATCAGTCCCAAAACGATGAAGCACTTTGCCAGACCCAACTTCGGGACGGTTGAAACCTCTCGAGGCTGTCCCTTTTCGTGCAGCTTCTGCACCATCATCAACGTGCAGGGTCGGATGATGCGGGAACGCTCTCCGGAAGCCATTACGGATCTCATCCGGAGAAATTTCTCTGAACGTGGCATCAACTTCTACTTCTTTACCGACGACAACTTTGCCCGGAAGAAGTGGTGGCGCGAGACCTTTGAGTCGATCATCCGGCTGCGAGAGGAAGGGATCAAAATCACCTTCATGATGCAGGTGGACCTGGCCCATAAACCGCAGGACTTCGTACGCCTCGCAGCCGAGGCCGGATGCACCCAGGTGTTCGTCGGTATGGAGAGCGTCAACCCTGACAACCTCAAGGCCCAGGGAAAGGGACAGAACAAGGTTGATGAGTATCAGGCCATCATTCGCGAGTGGCACGATGTCGCCGTCGCTGTCCACGTCGCCTACATCATCGGCCTGCCCTTCGACACGAAGGCGCAGGTGGCCCTCGATATCCAGTATCTCATAGATGAGATCCAGGCGGATCAGGTCTCCTTCTTTATGCTGACCCCGATGCCGGGCGCCCAGGATCACCTGGAGATGATAGAACGCGGTGAGTGGATGGATCCCGATTTCAACAAGCGGGATTCGTTTCACCCCACGACTAGACATCCCCATATGACTGCCGAGGAGTGGACTTCCGCGTATGAGGCAGCCTGGAAGTCATTTTATGGCAAAGAGAACCTTACAAAGGTCCTCTCCCGCTGGAGCCACGATCCATATACGTACTGGAACCTCTTTAATTTGTACGTGTGGTACAAGAACGCTGCGCTGATCGAGAAGCAACATCCGATGGTTGCCGGCTTTTTCCGTCTCAAGGACCGGCTTACACGGAGATCGGGATTTTCGATCGATCCGTTGCCGGTTCATCTCTGGAAGCGTACGAAAGAGATATGCCGTCTGTTCGTGGCGTGGGCCCGCTTCGTGAAGGAGATGGAAGAGATATGGCTCCAGACCCGTCCTCGCAGTGAAAGGGAGAGGCAATTTTTCGACGAGGTTCAGCGAATCCAGGGAGAGATCTGGCAGACCTTGAAGATCGCGGAGTGGCAAAAGGCGTATAGTGATGTCAAGACGGCGATGCCCGCTAAGGCCCGGGCCCTGCTTGATCCCTTTGAAGAACTCTCCTCTAAGCTGTTGCTCAGCCGCAATGACCTGAATGCGTTCCTGAAGAAGTGGGGAAGCCTTCAGGCCAAGATCCAGACCCTCCAGCGCGGTTGGGCATGGGGGGACGGACCTGCCAAAAAATGGCTTGAGCAGATCCAGGCCCTCCATCGAGATGCCTGGCAGGGGATGAAAGTCCACGAATGGCAAGCGGTCTACTCCGGCTTCAAGGGGAGGCTTCCGTCGAGACTGGATTTACGCTATGCCAGGTTTGATGCCTTGAGCAATCGGATGGTCTGCTCTCGCCAGGATCTCAACACATTCCAGACCAGAACGCGGGGGCGCCTGAGCGGGATGCGATTCTGGAACTTTCAGCCTTTCAGGTTTGCGGGCACCTTTTTTAAGGAGTTTCTGCTAATCATAACGTTCGCTAGGAGCGTCTTTGCATCGTTTCGATCGGAACTACCGAGGGCGATACAGCAGTGA
- a CDS encoding anti-sigma factor family protein — translation MRCEEVECKLIELIEEDLPPAQRAEVLAHLRDCATCAAERSAYHNLLALVRADPVPEPSPGFWEEFLPSLKHRIEQEACRHRPTPTAAWLAGVGSWFAFRPRLIAGLAVAAVSMFIVVRMPGFLPIRADRQMAPIATEKVGGQNGGGYNVAMAPRPDNGNQHPGEPFVVAGELVEEPSILVEAIQRLRWVNEIADRLETAWVLRPEADPLESLATLDEKERQAVLDHLSHLGWSES, via the coding sequence ATGCGATGTGAGGAAGTTGAGTGCAAGCTGATCGAGTTGATCGAGGAGGATCTACCGCCAGCGCAGAGGGCTGAGGTTCTCGCGCATCTTCGTGACTGTGCGACGTGCGCCGCTGAGCGCTCCGCGTATCACAATCTCTTAGCTCTTGTCCGGGCTGACCCGGTTCCTGAACCGTCGCCGGGCTTTTGGGAAGAGTTCCTGCCTTCGCTGAAGCATCGAATCGAGCAGGAGGCCTGTAGGCACAGGCCAACACCCACCGCCGCCTGGTTGGCTGGCGTAGGGTCGTGGTTTGCTTTCCGGCCCCGCCTCATCGCCGGCTTGGCGGTGGCGGCCGTTTCAATGTTCATCGTCGTCCGGATGCCAGGCTTCTTGCCCATAAGGGCAGATCGCCAGATGGCACCTATTGCTACGGAAAAGGTCGGGGGCCAGAATGGCGGGGGTTACAATGTGGCTATGGCACCACGTCCCGATAACGGGAATCAACACCCTGGCGAGCCGTTCGTAGTGGCTGGAGAGCTGGTTGAGGAGCCTTCTATCCTGGTAGAAGCGATTCAGCGGCTCCGCTGGGTGAATGAGATTGCGGATCGGCTCGAAACGGCCTGGGTCCTACGCCCAGAAGCCGACCCATTGGAATCGCTCGCCACGCTCGACGAGAAGGAGCGGCAGGCCGTGCTAGATCACCTGAGTCATCTTGGATGGTCAGAGTCATGA
- a CDS encoding sigma-54-dependent transcriptional regulator, protein MHKGRILVVDDEGSQREILRAILSAEGYSVETASGGAEAVRRCQEKPYDLVLTDLRMPGTDGLALVERLPRDNPPTLVILMTAYGSLDSVEQALKRGAFDYLTKPLEREELLLTVRRAFERIQLSLENRLLRQQLEERFRIEGIVGSHFRIQEVFEKVGKISNSHSTVLLIGESGTGKELIARIIHRQSQRQDRPFIAVNCAAISESLLESEIFGHERGAFTGAAERRAGCFELAHGGTIFLDEVAEMQLPTQAKFLRVLQGETFRRLGGKNEIDVDVRVIAATNRDPVEAVKDGLLREDLFYRLNVVSIVIPPLRERSTDIPQLVEYFIKKHGAGAGKPIQGISNEAMRILMNYHWPGNVRQLEAVIERASLLSEGPEIKHYDLPIEIRFFNLPVQLAPSSSSGSKFAIEIPEQGIHLEALERDLILQAMEKSDWVITKAARLLGLSYRTLQYRLEKFHIRRDTKTAPATLESGLTERT, encoded by the coding sequence ATGCACAAGGGCAGGATCTTGGTGGTGGATGACGAGGGATCCCAGCGGGAGATTCTTCGGGCCATCCTGTCGGCTGAAGGCTACTCGGTCGAGACAGCGTCAGGAGGAGCGGAGGCCGTCAGGCGCTGCCAGGAGAAGCCGTATGACCTGGTTCTGACCGATCTTCGAATGCCAGGAACCGATGGCTTGGCTCTTGTGGAGCGGTTGCCCCGGGACAACCCACCCACCCTGGTCATCCTGATGACCGCCTATGGCTCGCTCGATTCGGTTGAGCAGGCGCTGAAGCGGGGCGCTTTCGACTACCTGACGAAACCGCTGGAGCGAGAGGAACTGCTGCTTACCGTGCGGCGGGCCTTCGAGCGGATCCAGTTGAGCCTGGAGAACAGGCTCTTGCGACAGCAGTTGGAGGAGCGTTTTCGCATCGAAGGGATCGTGGGCAGCCACTTCCGAATACAGGAGGTCTTCGAAAAGGTCGGCAAGATCTCGAACAGCCACTCTACGGTACTCCTTATCGGGGAGAGCGGGACCGGGAAGGAGCTGATCGCTCGGATCATCCATCGACAAAGCCAGCGCCAAGATCGCCCCTTTATTGCTGTGAATTGCGCGGCCATCTCTGAGAGTTTGTTGGAGAGTGAGATCTTCGGCCATGAACGAGGCGCGTTTACAGGGGCAGCGGAGCGGAGGGCCGGCTGTTTTGAGCTCGCGCATGGCGGGACTATTTTCCTCGATGAGGTCGCCGAGATGCAACTGCCGACTCAGGCCAAATTCCTGCGTGTCCTGCAGGGAGAGACGTTCAGAAGACTGGGGGGGAAAAACGAGATCGACGTTGACGTTCGCGTCATCGCTGCGACCAATCGGGATCCTGTCGAGGCGGTCAAAGACGGGCTCCTCCGGGAGGACCTGTTCTATCGGCTAAACGTTGTCTCCATTGTGATCCCACCCCTCCGCGAGCGAAGCACCGACATCCCTCAACTCGTCGAGTATTTCATCAAAAAGCATGGTGCGGGCGCGGGGAAGCCCATCCAGGGGATCAGTAACGAGGCGATGCGGATCCTTATGAATTACCACTGGCCCGGTAATGTCCGGCAACTGGAGGCGGTGATCGAGCGGGCAAGCCTACTATCCGAAGGACCTGAGATCAAGCATTACGATCTTCCCATTGAGATTCGGTTCTTTAACCTCCCGGTCCAGCTTGCCCCATCGAGTTCCTCTGGCAGCAAGTTCGCGATCGAGATTCCCGAGCAGGGAATTCACTTGGAGGCGCTGGAGCGTGACTTGATCCTACAGGCCATGGAGAAGTCTGATTGGGTGATCACCAAGGCGGCGCGCCTCCTGGGCTTGAGCTACCGGACACTCCAGTATCGTCTAGAGAAATTTCATATCAGACGGGACACGAAGACCGCTCCCGCAACTCTGGAGAGCGGATTGACTGAGCGGACGTAA
- a CDS encoding RNA polymerase sigma factor, with protein sequence MREADFELIDRFLQGDGTAFDELVQRRQREVYNLAYRMTRNAEDARDVSQEAFLQVYRNLSRFDRRSSLSTWLYRIVVNLCLNHLTRGSRSLYATVDQLPDPADSSEGSLAQLEEKERADALARAIGTLPTQQRASLTLRVHHHLAHREIAEILKVSEATAKVHYFHAVQALRRKLAHWREGA encoded by the coding sequence TTGCGCGAGGCGGATTTTGAACTGATCGATCGGTTCTTGCAGGGCGATGGGACAGCGTTCGATGAACTGGTCCAGAGGCGCCAGCGGGAGGTGTATAATCTGGCCTACCGGATGACCAGGAATGCAGAGGATGCGCGGGACGTGTCGCAGGAGGCCTTCTTACAGGTGTATCGGAACTTAAGCCGGTTTGATCGTCGCTCCAGCCTCTCGACGTGGTTGTACCGGATCGTCGTGAACCTCTGCCTCAACCATCTGACCCGAGGCTCACGTTCCCTCTATGCCACGGTTGACCAGCTTCCTGATCCGGCCGATTCATCGGAAGGGTCGCTCGCGCAGCTGGAGGAAAAGGAGCGAGCGGATGCGCTCGCCCGTGCTATCGGGACCCTTCCCACGCAACAGCGGGCGAGCCTGACGTTGCGCGTCCATCATCACCTCGCGCACCGGGAGATCGCCGAAATCCTGAAGGTCTCCGAGGCGACGGCCAAGGTCCACTATTTTCATGCAGTGCAAGCGCTACGGCGTAAGCTGGCGCACTGGCGCGAAGGCGCCTGA